The sequence below is a genomic window from Lampris incognitus isolate fLamInc1 chromosome 18, fLamInc1.hap2, whole genome shotgun sequence.
CTCGAAAAGGGTAAGTACACACTGCTAACTTGAAGTGCAGAGGCTGCAATGACAAGCTACATAACTTATGTATTAGACTCGGGGAGCGGGGCAAATTTCACATGTTAAACCAGCTCAAGTACACTTATAGCAAGAGAATTAAAAATTCACAAAGTGGAACTTGTTATTTCAAAAATGGTGGGTAGTGAACACAAAATACTGGCTGAACCAAAAAATAAATCTTTGGATACGTAAAAAACCCTATACAATTTCCCCATTTGTACAGCTCAGTCTTCCGAGGTGCCGTCTTTGGTTTCCTTGTTCTTTCGCACTTCTTCCAGTTTCTTGTCCTGttttaagaaaaaaagaaaacccattCAGAACATGCCAATATTTGACACAAAAACAAGCCCATTTCAGGTCAGCCGATAAACCAGACCTTTTCCTTAAACTTCTCATTCATTGCCGCCATAATTGCTGTGCGATTCTCTTTATTGGCTTCCATCTTCTGATTGAGCTTCTCCTCTGCCATCTTGCTGAAGTTGTTGTTCTCCTCCATGGCCTTCTGCAGCACTTCCTTTTCATGCTCACGCTTCTCGGCTAAGTGCTTCAGAACCTCCGCTTCATGATTctgagaagagggggggggggaaaggagtTCAGAGCCCAAGCCCTTCAATAATTGAAGTTCACCAAGACCGTAGCCAGACAGACAAGGGAAAGAAGTCTTTCAATACCTTACGCCTTTCCTCCGCAGCGTCAAGCTTCCTCTGGATCTCCTCCAGCGAAACATCCTTCTTCttggggggagaaagggggaactCACCCTTGGCATCTGGGGTAGGAGCAGCCAGGATAACCTCAAAGGCCTGGCCGGAGGCCCGCTTGTCGAGCTCCTTAACCTGGATGTCTG
It includes:
- the LOC130128683 gene encoding stathmin-like codes for the protein MASAEDIQVKELDKRASGQAFEVILAAPTPDAKGEFPLSPPKKKDVSLEEIQRKLDAAEERRKNHEAEVLKHLAEKREHEKEVLQKAMEENNNFSKMAEEKLNQKMEANKENRTAIMAAMNEKFKEKDKKLEEVRKNKETKDGTSED